In Rhodamnia argentea isolate NSW1041297 chromosome 4, ASM2092103v1, whole genome shotgun sequence, the following proteins share a genomic window:
- the LOC115734092 gene encoding disease resistance protein L6-like: MADPERFHRWGRFHRGRFFVSHFCCFCTLSFIFCCLWAIRPINYLAIEREEPSHSKDQTYRASSSSNPPHEGDYRCGGNDNDDLNSKVCSSPNPRGDFQGRDEQQKGNINEDLNSKASSSSAPPYGGDYEGGDEQMKGNDNKDLNSNASSSSNPPHVGDYEGGHEQQGGNNYEVFLSFSGKDTRKGFTNHLYKRLSNAGILVFVDKNNLPVGEAFGPELIRTITLSNISIPIISENYTFSKWCLRELVHMLKCRRNGGQKIVPIFYKVKPSQVRYLKGRLRDAFIARNESVDGIDFKEWEDALEEVSKLEALESEEIDNGHEGTLVEMIFRKVMLDLKRLSQVNVPEQLVGIDDRVEQIMGLIDDGFNRTKIIGIYGMGGIGKTTLAKVLYNRLSSRLHYRRFVADIRETSQRKGICYVQDQLISATIGNFHGVTNVDEGIGVIKSLFKNKNVLILFDDMDDDTHLNALVGDGSWYSSGSVIIITTRNKNILDKIEASIMYQVVQLPSNVSLILFSRHAFREDSPPNGYEVISHDIVSTTAGLPLALEVIGAFLWGKKMEVWKSTSKKLKEILDTRVKERLKISYDELDFEDQQIFLDIACFFIGLPQQMPTDMWDACGFFPGKGIEVLSLMSLIKIDKDGNLWMHDQLRDPGRDIVRLENPDEPQKRSRLWNHEEVVEVLERNQDIIEEQSVGHDSHELFVMINKTSIHL; encoded by the exons ATGGCGGACCCAGAAAGATTCCATAGATGGGGAAGATTCCATAGAGGGCGCTTCTTCGTCTCTCACTTTTGCTGCTTTTGTACGCTTTCCTTCATCTTTTGCTGCCTTTGGGCGATCCGCCCCATCAATTATCTCGCGATCGAAAGAGAAGAACCTTCTCATTCAAAAGATCAGACATACCGGGCGTCTTCCTCATCGAACCCTCCCCACGAAGGAGATTATAGATGCGGAGGAAACGATAACGATGATCTGAATTCCAAGGTGTGTTCGTCACCGAACCCTAGAGGAGATTTTCAAGGCAGAGACGAACAGCAGAAAGGAAACATCAACGAGGATCTGAATTCCAAGGCGTCTTCCTCATCGGCCCCTCCATATGGAGGAGATTATGAAGGTGGAGACGAACAGATGAAAGGAAATGATAACAAAGATCTGAATTCCAACGCGTCTTCCTCATCGAACCCTCCGCATGTAGGAGATTATGAAGGTGGACACGAACAGCAGGGAGGGAACAACTACGAAGTGTTCTTAAGCTTTAGCGGAAAAGACACTCGCAAAGGTTTTACTAATCATCTCTATAAACGCCTTTCCAATGCAGGAATTCTAGTGTTCGTCGACAAAAATAATCTCCCTGTTGGTGAGGCGTTTGGTCCGGAACTTATCCGCACTATTACGCTATCGAATATCTCGATCCCAATTATATCGGAGAACTATACGTTCAGCAAATGGTGCCTTCGGGAGTTGGTTCATATGTTGAAGTGCAGGAGAAACGGAGGGCAAAAAATTGTGcccatattttacaaagtgAAACCCTCGCAGGTGCGATATCTTAAAGGGAGATTGAGAGATGCATTCATTGCACGTAATGAAAGCGTGGACGGAATAGATTTCAAGGAATGGGAAGATGCGCTCGAAGAAGTCAGTAAACTGGAAGCACTGGAATCTGAAGAAATTGATAATGG GCACGAGGGAACACTGGttgaaatgatttttcgaaaagttatGCTCGATTTAAAAAGACTTTCTCAGGTAAATGTTCCCGAACAATTAGTGGGAATTGATGATCGTGTGGAACAAATTATGGGATTGATAGATGATGGATTCAATCGTACGAAGATAATCGGAATTTATGGAATGGGTGGCATCGGTAAAACAACTCTTGCAAAGGTATTATACAATAGACTCTCTAGTCGTTTGCACTATCGTAGGTTCGTGGCGGATATTCGAGAAACATCTCAGCGCAAGGGTATTTGCTATGTACAAGATCAACTCATTTCTGCCACGATAGGAAATTTCCATGGTGTGACTAATGTTGATGAGGGAATTGGTGTCATCAAATCtctatttaaaaataagaatGTCCTCATTCTTTTCGATGATATGGATGATGATACACACTTGAATGCTTTGGTCGGAGATGGTAGTTGGTATTCATCAGGAAGTGTAATCATCATCACAACTAGAAACAAGAATATTCTTGACAAGATTGAGGCAAGCATCATGTATCAAGTCGTCCAGTTGCCTTCAAATGTATCATTGATTTTATTTAGCAGACATGCATTTCGAGAGGATTCTCCTCCTAATGGTTATGAGGTTATCTCTCATGATATCGTATCTACTACGGCGGGGCTTCCCTTAGCTCTCGAAGTTATAGGTGCATTCTTATGgggaaagaaaatggaagtATGGAAAAGTACATCAAAGAAATTAAAGGAAATCCTTGATACAAGAGTGAAGGAGAGATTGAAGATAAGCTATGATGAATTGGATTTTGAGGACcaacaaatatttttggatattgcatgtttttttattggatTACCTCAACAAATGCCAACTGATATGTGGGATGCTTGTGGTTTTTTTCCTGGAAAGGGGATTGAAGTATTGAGTCTGATGTCCctaataaaaattgataaagaCGGCAATCtatggatgcatgatcaattGAGAGATCCGGGAAGAGATATTGTTCGTCTAGAAAATCCAGACGAGCCTCAAAAGCGCAGCAGATTATGGAATCATGAGGAAGTTGTAGAAGTGCTTGAAAGAAACCAG GACATAATTGAGGAGCAATCTGTTGGTCATGATTCTCATGAGTTGTTTGTTATGATAAATAAGACTTCCattcatttgtga
- the LOC115732123 gene encoding disease resistance protein L6-like, whose protein sequence is MADPERFHRWGRFNRWGFVFLFCSLGAIRTINCLAIEREEPAHSKDQTYWASSSSNPPHEGDYRRGDERQRGNDNEDLNSKVCSSSNPTGDFEGRDEQQRGNINEDLNSKASSLSAPPHEGDYEGGDEQMKGNDNRDLNSNASSSSNPPHGGDYEGGHEQQRGNNYEVFLSFSGKDTRKGFTSYLYTRLFNAGILVFMDKNNLPVGEGFGPELIRTITRSKILIPIISENYTFSKWCLRELVHMLKCRRSGGQKMVPIFYKVKPAQVRYLKGRLRDAFIARNESVDGIDFKEWEDALEEVSKLEALESEEIDNGHEGTLVEMIFQKVMLDLKRLFQVNVPEQLVGIDDRVEQIMGLIDDGFNRTRIIGIYGMGGIGKTTLAKVLCNRLSSRLHYRSFVADIRETSQRKGICYVQDQLISGPIENFDGVTNVYEGIGIIKSLVKNKNVLILFDDMDDDTHLNALVGDGSWYSAGSVIIITTRNKNILDKIEASPMYQVDELPLDASLILFSRHAFRKDSPPSDYEIISRDIVSSTAGLPLALEVIGAFLCGKKMEVWKSTSKKLKEIPDTRVKERLKISYDGLDFEDQQIFLDIACFFIGSSQQMPTYMWDACGFFPGKGIEVLRLMSLIKIDKDGKLWMHDQLRDLGRDIVRLENPDEPQKRSRLWNHEEVVEVLDRNQGTSMIKALRLEKYDQRSYTSEQFQKLTNLRFLQLNGASLIGDFHNLLPQLRWLWWESCPSDFAAANFYPKKLVILDLSRGMFSDDWGGWALLKMATNLKVLRLSYCEFLRRTPDLSTLKSLEILNLEGMPDLTEILSSLKDIKTFISLNLKFYAKIKFPPAGGDRMKEEVEFLFYSAIIQRIPPAEGCSIRLKTPGATYYERLDRLPESMNYLVSLTELNRNFYLIERIPSSTGLLLPPMLFSFDGSWLLGQLPDWMIRRHH, encoded by the exons ATGGCGGACCCAGAAAGATTCCATAGATGGGGAAGATTCAACAGATGGGGCTTCGTCTTTCTCTTTTGCAGCCTTGGGGCGATTCGCACCATCAATTGTCTTGCGATCGAAAGAGAAGAACCTGCTCATTCAAAAGATCAGACATACTGGGCGTCTTCCTCATCGAACCCTCCACACGAAGGAGATTATAGACGCGGAGACGAACGGCAGAGAGGAAACGATAACGAAGATCTGAATTCCAAGGTGTGTTCGTCATCGAACCCTACAGGAGATTTTGAAGGCAGAGACGAACAACAGAGAGGAAATATCAACGAGGATCTGAATTCCAAGGCGTCTTCCTTATCGGCCCCTCCACATGAAGGAGATTATGAAGGTGGAGACGAACAGATGAAAGGAAATGACAACAGAGATCTGAATTCCAACGCGTCTTCCTCATCGAACCCCCCGCATGGAGGAGATTATGAAGGCGGACACGAACAGCAGAGAGGGAACAACTACGAAGTGTTCTTAAGCTTTAGCGGAAAGGACACTCGCAAAGGCTTCACTAGTTATCTATATACTCGCCTTTTCAATGCAGGAATTCTAGTGTTCATGGACAAAAATAATCTCCCTGTTGGTGAGGGGTTTGGCCCGGAGCTCATCCGCACTATTACGCGATCTAAGATCTTGATCCCGATTATATCCGAGAACTATACGTTCAGCAAATGGTGCCTTCGGGAGTTGGTTCATATGTTGAAGTGCAGGAGAAGCGGAGGGCAAAAAATGGTGcccatattttacaaagtgAAACCTGCGCAGGTGCGATATCTTAAAGGGAGATTGAGAGATGCATTCATTGCACGTAATGAAAGCGTGGACGGAATAGATTTCAAGGAATGGGAAGATGCGCTCGAAGAGGTCAGTAAACTGGAAGCACTGGAATCGGAAGAAATTGATAATGG CCACGAGGGAACACTGgttgaaatgatttttcaaaaagttatgCTCGATTTAAAAAGACTTTTTCAAGTAAATGTTCCCGAACAATTAGTGGGAATTGATGATCGTGTGGAACAAATTATGGGATTGATAGATGATGGATTCAATCGTACGAGGATAATTGGAATTTATGGAATGGGTGGCATCGGTAAAACAACTCTTGCAAAGGTATTATGCAATAGACTCTCCAGTCGTTTGCACTATCGTAGCTTCGTGGCGGATATTCGAGAAACATCTCAGCGCAAGGGTATTTGCTATGTACAAGATCAACTCATTTCTGGCCcgatagaaaattttgatggTGTGACTAATGTTTATGAGGGAATTGGTATCATCAAATCTCTAGTTAAAAATAAGAATGTCCTCATTCTTTTTGATGATATGGATGATGATACACACTTGAATGCTTTGGTCGGAGATGGTAGTTGGTATTCAGCAGGAAGTGTAATCATCATCACGACTAGAAACAAGAATATTCTTGACAAGATTGAGGCAAGCCCCATGTATCAAGTCGACGAGTTGCCTTTGGATGCATCATTGATTCTATTTAGCAGACATGCATTTCGAAAGGATTCTCCTCCGAGTGATTATGAGATTATCTCTCGTGATATCGTATCTAGTACGGCAGGGCTTCCCTTAGCTCTCGAAGTTATAGGTGCATTCTTGTGCGGAAAGAAAATGGAAGTATGGAAAAGTACATCAAAGAAATTAAAGGAAATCCCTGATACGAGAGTGAAGGAGAGGTTGAAGATAAGTTACGATGGATTGGATTTTGAGGACcaacaaatatttttggatattgcatgtttttttattggatCATCTCAACAAATGCCAACGTATATGTGGGATGCTTGCGGTTTTTTTCCTGGAAAGGGGATCGAAGTATTGAGACTGATGTCTCTAATTAAAATTGATAAAGACGGCAAGCtatggatgcatgatcaattGAGAGATCTGGGAAGGGATATTGTTCGTCTAGAAAATCCAGATGAGCCTCAAAAGCGCAGCAGATTATGGAATCATGAGGAAGTTGTAGAAGTGCTTGATAGAAACCAG GGCACCAGTATGATTAAGGCCCTTCGTCTTGAGAAGTATGACCAACGAAGCTACACAAGTGAACAATTTCAAAAACTAACCAACTTGAGATTCCTTCAACTGAACGGTGCGAGTCTCATTGGAGATTTCCATAATTTACTTCCTCAATTGAGATGGCTTTGGTGGGAGAGTTGTCCCTCAGACTTTGCAGCGGCCAATTTTTATCCAAAGAAATTAGTCATACTCGATTTGTCAAGGGGTATGTTTTCGGATGATTGGGGAGGATGGGCTCTACTCAAG aTGGCAACCAATCTCAAAGTTCTCCGCCTCTCGTATTGTGAGTTTTTAAGAAGAACTCCCGACTTGTCGACTTTAAAAAGCTTGGAGATTTTGAATCTTGAAGGAATGCCAGACCTGACAGAGATTCTTTCTTCTCTCAAGGACATCAAGACCTTCATCTCCTTGAATCTCAAATTTTATGCAAAGATCAAATTTCCACCGGCGGGAGGAGACAGAATGAAAGAAGAGGTGGAGTTTCTATTTTATAGTGCTATCATTCAAAGGATTCCTCCTGCGGAAGGTTGTTCGATAAGGCTGAAGACTCCAGGTGCCACGTATTATGAAAGACTTGATCGACTTCCGGAATCCATGAACTATCTCGTGTCATTAACTGAGTTGAACCGAAATTTTTATCTGATAGAAAGGATACCCAGCTCCACAGGCCTTCTTTTACCGCCAATGCTGTTCTCATTTGATGGATCCTGGCTGTTGGGACAACTCCCCGACTGGATGATCCGTCGGCATCATTGA
- the LOC125314542 gene encoding probable acylpyruvase FAHD1, mitochondrial → MASTGLQKLLQAGTKIVAVGRNYAAHAKELGNAVPKEPVLFLKPTSSYLENGGTIEVPPPLLSLDHEVELAVVIGRRARDVPESNAMDYVGGYALALDMTAREIQSSAKSVGLPWTVAKGQDTFTPISSVLEKSLVPDPDNLELWLKVDDEIRQKGLTKDMIFKLPYLISHISSIMTLLEGDVILTGTPKGVGPVKVGQKITAGITGLIDIHFNVEQRRKLGSH, encoded by the exons ATGGCGTCGACCGGACTTCAAAAGCTGCTTCAGGCCGGCACCaaaatcgtggccgtcggtCGCAACTACGCCGCTCACGCCAAGGAACTCGGCAACGCCGTTCCCAAG GAGCCAGTGTTGTTCCTGAAGCCGACGTCGTCGTATTTGGAAAATGGAGGGACGATCGAGGTGCCGCCTCCCCTGCTGTCGCTCGATCACGAGGTGGAGCTCGCGGTCGTGATCGGGCGAAGAGCTCGGGACGTTCCCGAGTCGAACGCCATGGACTATGTTGGAG GATATGCTCTTGCACTGGATATGACTGCTAGGGAGATCCAATCTTCTGCGAAG TCTGTAGGTCTTCCATGGACAGTAGCAAAAGGGCAAGACACTTTCACACCAATTAGCTCCGTG CTGGAGAAATCTTTGGTGCCAGACCCTGACAACTTGGAATTGTGGCTCAAG GTAGATGATGAAATAAGGCAGAAGGGTTTAACCAAGGACATGATTTTTAAGCTTCCCTATCTTATTAGCCACATAAGCTCTATTATGACCCTTCTTGAGGGAGATGTCATACTGACAG GCACTCCCAAAGGTGTTGGCCCCGTTAAAGTAGGTCAAAAGATCACTGCTGGCATAACAGGTCTAATCGACATTCACTTCAATGTTGAGCAACGTCGAAAACTAGGAAGTCATtga
- the LOC115729069 gene encoding disease resistance protein L6-like — protein MFCKWCLRELVHMLKCRRNRGQKIVPIFYKVKPSQVRYLKGRLRDAFIARNESVDGIDFKEWEDALEEVSKLEAFESEEIDNGHEGTLVEMIFREVMLHLKRLYQLNVSKQLVGIDDRVEQIMRLIDGVFNRTRIIGIYGMGGIGKTTLAKVLYNRLSSNFQCRSFVANIRETSQRKGIYYVQNQLISALIENFGGVANVDEGIGLINL, from the exons ATGTTCTGCAAATGGTGCCTTCGGGAGTTGGTTCATATGTTGAAGTGCAGGAGAAACAGAGGGCAAAAAATTGTGcccatattttacaaagtgAAACCCTCGCAGGTGCGTTATCTTAAAGGGAGATTGAGAGATGCATTCATTGCACGTAATGAGAGCGTGGATGGAATAGATTTCAAGGAATGGGAAGATGCGCTCGAAGAAGTCAGTAAACTGGAAGCATTCGAATCGGAAGAAATTGATAATGG GCACGAGGGAACACTGGTTGAAATGATTTTTCGAGAAGTTATGCTCCATTTAAAACGACTTTATCAGCTAAATGTTTCCAAACAATTAGTGGGAATTGATGATCGTGTGGAACAAATTATGAGATTGATAGATGGTGTATTCAATCGTACGAGGATAATCGGAATTTATGGAATGGGCGGCATCGGTAAGACAACTCTTGCTAAGGTGTTATACAACAGACTCTCCAGTAATTTTCAGTGTCGTAGCTTCGTGGCAAATATTCGAGAAACATCTCAGCGCAAGGGTATTTACTACGTACAAAATCAACTCATTTCTGCCTTGATAGAAAATTTCGGTGGTGTGGCTAATGTTGATGAGGGAATTGGTCTCATCAATCTCTAG